One Carettochelys insculpta isolate YL-2023 chromosome 1, ASM3395843v1, whole genome shotgun sequence genomic window, CCGGGAGTTTGCTAGAGGCGATATGTCTGACTTACTACACTCTCTTTTTTATTGCACCTCAGTTTACCATTCTGCAGAAGCACAGATATACGGTGTCAGACCTTACAGTTATGGTGTGCAAAGCCCCTGCGTGTCAGTATTAACATTTGCCAGTCAGCCAGAGAAATAGTATCATACAACATCTTATTGACCAACCATTTAATATGGATGTAAATGTTTTCAAACAGTTTTTGGAATACTTCTtaaaaaaatgattagagggtCAAACTATAGGTGTTGTTTATCTAGACATCCTCTCTGACGTTGTTACATATATTTCATTCCTGTGTTTAAAGAGACCATATCAACTTTTATACTGTGGTACACACAGAGACACATCCCCCTTTGATTTTCTCAGAGAGAGAATTTTGTCCATCTCTGTGGTTTGGCACAAAATATAGGAATATGTCACCTGGATTCTCCAGAGCCCAAGGAGAATGGCAGTTTCTTAGTACCCCTCCAAGCACCTTAAAATTGCCTCAGCAAAACTGTCTGAAGCTCCATGCAGCTGACAGCAATCCCCGTCCCATAGCCAACTTTCTCCTGTGTTTCTAGAGATGCAGCCTCTGTCTAAAGCTACACGGATATTAGGACACAGCCTCCACAGCAGATATAGATCTTGGTTCTGCACTGAGCAGTCACTAAGGCAAGGGAGCTGTCTGTGCTCCCGTATTAAATGTTAACCCTTTTCTTGTGAACCCTGTCTCTGAGCCCAAACTCCAACCTGAGCCACAAAGACAAAACACTGCCTGCTTTTATAACTACAGTGTGAGACCTACTACTTTGAATCTGTCGGTGCAGCCTGAGAGACGTGCTGAGGAGACATGCCACAGTGACCATGCTGCTTTCCGCACCTGCTGCACAGGTCCTCTCCTGTAGCCTCTACCTGACAGTTATCCTTGTGCTCCAGTTCAAAGAGACCTGCCAGGAGGGGAGCTATCCTCTGTAGGACTTTTCCAGTTGGGATAGAGCCATGACTAGCTAGGGTGTGGGTAGACTGCAGAAAATGGGCTGACGTTAGCAGCTCAGCTGCTGGGGTATGGAGTGATGGCTCTGTGCTGGGAGTGGCATTCCAGTCCACAGACTGAAGCACTGCTTGAGTGAGTGCTTGGGGAACTCAAGTCCCAGGTTCTCAGCTCTGTGGGGATGACCTTAGTGCTCTGAGGAGAAAGCTTGAGCCTTTCAGAGAGAACCAAGCTGTCCTTCGTAGAGGCAGATGAAGATTTACTGGGGCCCCTACACAAAGAACATCCGGtcccccctcacctccctccagccaggcagaGACACGGACAAGGGGCAGCTCATGGGCCTGCTAAGTGTCTGCCTGGGGCAGGTAGAGGGTCCAGGACTACCCACTAGTGTTGCCAACTTTCCAATTGcacaaaaaccaaacacccttgctCCACTGCATGCCCACCCCTTCTTCCAagaccccatccccctccctctgtcactCTCTGTTTTCACCCTCAcacactttcactgggctggggcagagggttaggtgagggtgggggtgaggctcTAGACGGGGGATGAACCGTTTAGCATGCAGGAGGGGGTCAGaactctggctgggggtgcaggttctggacaGAATCTGAGGGGTTCAAAAtgcgggagggggctggggcaggggtttgaggaatgggagggagggagatcgGAGTGTGGGTTTCAGCCAGCTTACTTCAATTGgttcctggaagcagctggcatgtctgGCTCCTAGGCACAGGATCGGCCAGGCAGCTCTTCACACTACCCATGCCCACAGGCACCATTCCACTGTTCCCACTGGCCacggttcctggccaatgggagctgtagagccagtgctcagggcaggggcagtgtatGGAGCCCTGAACATCTAAGACCCATACATACTGGCCACTTCAGGAGCTGCGAGGAGCCTGGGCAAGCAAAGAGCCTGGCCTAGtcctgctgtgcccccagccagACTTTTAGTGGCCCAGTGCTGCCAGGGTTTCCTTTTGACCTGAGAACCCTACTTCCCACAGCAGCCCAAGTTGCTTGGGCAGTTCTCACCATGGTCTAGCTCCAACTTCTGGCCTGGCCAGCAGCGGGGCTCCatgggaaagaggtggagaaaagaTAGAGCCACAGTTCTGGATCTAGTGTTCCCCTCACATTAATACAGGTTCCAGGGCTCCCACGGAAGCCCCAAATTGGCTAGGGATGCTGGGAATGGATCACATGTGTCTATGTGGTAATTTATCGTAACTCCTTGGAGAAATGAAGACAGCATCAGGTTGGGTAGCCGGGAGTACTGAGGGGTGTAGAGCTAGCCGCGGGAGGGGCTATCGAGCACTTCTTAAGACAGGGTCTGCATGTGGAAAACATGGTTAGAAGGAGGCTCCTTTTCTAGGTCCTTTTCCCTGTCATGGCTTTTCATCTATGACATCTGAGTGCTTTACAAAGAAAGGGGAGTGCTATCTGGCTGCAGCTCATTATGTGAATTCCCTGCCATTACAGGGACCTTTGCATTGCTCCATCCCTCCTGTCCTCTGCTAGTGATACCCAAAATTGTAGTCTGTGGAGGAATGGCCAACTTTGCTCTAGCCACTAATTCTGGTTGCTGGTTTTAgtgaggggtggctgggtggggttGGTGGCCTGTggtgtacaggaggtcagactagatgatagaatcatagaactgtaggGCCGGGgggaaccttgagaggtcgtcaAGCCCAAGCCCTGGCACTGAGGCAGGATGAAGCAGACATAGAGAATCCCTGGCAAGCatctgtccaacctgttcttaaatacatGCATGGGTCTTGGATGCTCAGGGCTCCCTACCCTCATAGTTAGAAAGCTTTTTTCTAATAACTAACATATCTGATAGTCCCATCTCAGCTCACAGCCAATGACTCCCTCGTCCCTATATTACAGAGGTGAAATCTGAGGCATAGAGCACTGATGACCATTGTCCAAGATCACACAAATGACTTGGAAATCAGTGCTCTTCTAGCCTTGTGTGCACTCCCGTGGACCTCAGCGGCTCCTATAGAGGGGGGACACCAGCAATATTATCACCAGAAGGTAACCCAGGAATTATAAAATCTGAGTCTTGATAAAATACCATCTGCCCAGCTGTCCACTTCTAGATAATGGGCTATTCTAGATGCATCATATGCAGTTGGAAGCCCACCTGCCACCAGTCCTTTGTGAACTGGTTTCCATGTCTTGTCCTGTTCTCCAGAGCAACTGAAGGGGCAAGGGGAAGTGAGTGCTTCTTACCGGTTGGACTCCTTAGGAGGCAAAATATTTCCCTGGCTGTCTAGTGGGGGAGCTCGGCACTCACTCATTATCTTCAGCCGCTTGCATTCCTGTAGCTCTTTCTGTGTTTGGGCCACAGCTCTTTCCTTACGTTTTGGGTCCAGAAACAGAGATCCCTGTGTGATGAACTTGAGGTAAGTATTCTCATCCATCTCTGAAGGAGGTGGGACGGGGGGCTGGGGCATGTAGTTTGTCCGGGGGGCTGTAGTCCATCGCCACACGTTGCTATCATAAGGTATGTCTGGCCTTGAAGGAaagagtggtggcagcctccctaCATCTAGCCAGGTGTGGTATCCCCAGATGTGCCAGCGACACGTATCTTCCCAGGGGCAGCGCACTTTCTGATGAACCTGGATCTTGGTATCTGTGCATGGTGGTCTTGCAAGTGCCAGTTTATGATAAGCTCTTGGGGAAAAGCCTGGCCATGCAGTATGCCTCTCTTTACACAAGAACTCACGCTCTGCCCAAGTGGTCATCTgcagagagatcccagatgatgcCTAGCTGGGGAAAAGCAGGGAGAAAACATTTGATAAAGCCAGTCCTCTACTATCCCAGGGTGGCTGCCATAGCTTGCTGTTCCTTAATACAGTGGGCAAAGTCAGGTTCAATTTATAGTGTTCACTGTAAGCTTtccacccacagctctgccagtggccctcagccctgccctgcagtccctctgctattccagtgcTGGGCTCCTCAAAGAAGAGAAAACATTTCCTCCTGCTATAAACAGAGGGTACCACATGATTTAAAATACTCTCCTCTTCACTCACTGTCCCAGTAATTAGCAGTCTGTAACAACAGGAACCTACCAAGAGTTTCCATGCAGACACTCTCACTAAACAGCACAATCCAGAGATACCTGTTTTCCTTCAAGCTAGGACAGCCAGTTCACATCTATCCAAGGTGGCACTGACAGTAGAAGAATCATCCATAACTTCACTTCACTTAATGTGAAGGTATGTACCTTCTTGGGAGACCAAATGTCCACAGATGCTGTCATCAGAGACAGCTTTCTGCAGTTTGAACTCTCACCACTTTCTCCCCTTTGCTCCATCTCTCCCAATGCTTTCCTTCCCCTGTAACCCCTTCCAGCCGTCTTCCTTACTTTCTCCGTCACTCTCTTGTCCTTTGTCTTTCCATCTTGCTAATCCTCCTCCAACAGTAAAAGGGCTGAAACAACACAACCAAAAATGGCGCCGCCTTGTCCTTCACTCTCCATGCTTCCTCTGTCCCGCTCCCTGACCTTCTCTATTGTGCCAGCTCCTTAGGGACAGGGACTGATTATTATTCTATTTGTGCTGTTCTTAGCCTCTGGGCACTACCAGAAGAAATGAGAAATATTTAAAACTCACCAGCATTGCTGAAAACAGCACACCTTACAACTGACTCACTGcgatggattgcacagggcttcgCATCTACTCTGCAAAGATGCGTCCTGCACAGCATCTTACCTAGCATGCCATGCGCTCTGTGGGTACAGTGCACTGCCACTCTGAGGAGAAAGCAAGCCAATTCCCTCTGAAGGTATCTGTTCAGTTCATAGTTTGAAACCCATAGGATTCGAGGGAAATCATTCTAAACAGCCTGAACAATGCCAAAGAAACTGAGATCTTCTCTGGTAATTTAGAACTCAATACAGAAGTAGGTACCCTGTTGCGGAAAGACTAGTCTCTTAAATCAATAGATCTCCTCCATAAAGACAGAACGTCAGGAACAAAAATAATATGTGCAGACAGTGAAAAGACTGTCTTGCCAGAACTACCCTTCTAGAAatgtgaagtttttttttctttactggcACAAAGACGCGTGTTTGGGCACAAAGATCTGACCTTTTTGGGCATCCCAAGGAAGGGCTTGGACGTGACTCTCTTCTGACAGACAAAGCCTGTTTCCCAAGTAAGGAAGTCCGCAGAGCTGTAGCTCTCTGCCGCATTTGTGTATTTATTTGTTGTTATGGAGACTGTAGTACAGTCAGACTTACCCACAGATTTTCTGTAACACTGATGGCAAGAGAGCACAGTCCAGACTTGCCCCACGAGTGTTTTGTCTTCTGATTCCAATTAGATAGTGATGCCTAGGTCATAATTTTGAGAGAAAATCTGAAGTCCTCCTTTTTCAGGTGAATTACTAGCCCAGCTCCAGAACTGCAGGTGGTGGGGATTTGTAAGTTTCatttgaacaaaaacaaaattttgcAAAAGCTGAAACAATCACAAAGGCTAAAAAAAACCATTCGAGTAAATAAGTCGCTGCTTGACTCCTCTTCAGGCCTCACTGCTGTTTCCTCTTTCTCCTTTCCATGCCCTGCTCCCTGGTGCAGACCAAGGATTTTGTTTCAGACTCTCCTTTTCTCATCTATCTACCCCTGGGCCTTGGACCTCAGAACTGCACTGCATAGGATCAATTTCCACAGCAGTCACTTGTGATGTCATGTGCAGAGAACTATGACTTCAGCTGGGGTTGAAAAAGGAGCAAGTGAACGAAGGAATCTTGAAAGGACATTTGTGGGTAAATTAAGGGAGCTTTCTTGCTCCACAAATGTTGGTATCTTTGCCTCTAAAGTGAATGTTTCCCCTTTTCAGGATAAAAGCAATACCTGGGACTTTATCACCTCAAAGCTCTATGGAGGCAAGTTTGTCTCTTCATTAGAGAAGAGGAAACTGCAGTCCCAACCAGAAGTTATAGACCTGAAGCAGGAATCATTTGGTAAAATTCTCTGTCCTATGAAACAGAGGTCAAACTAGACAACCATTAGGGTCCCATCTGGCTTTAAAATCTGAgctagggctgttgattaatcatGTTAACTCACGTGATTAActcaaaattaattgtgattagtCACACTGTtcaacaatagaataccaattgaaatgtattaaatacttTGGATGTTTTTATACATTTTCAGATATATTGGTTGAAATTACAATA contains:
- the TEX52 gene encoding testis-expressed protein 52, whose product is MTTWAEREFLCKERHTAWPGFSPRAYHKLALARPPCTDTKIQVHQKVRCPWEDTCRWHIWGYHTWLDVGRLPPLFPSRPDIPYDSNVWRWTTAPRTNYMPQPPVPPPSEMDENTYLKFITQGSLFLDPKRKERAVAQTQKELQECKRLKIMSECRAPPLDSQGNILPPKESNRYRHLTTGRGLKSLCVQLQPVRPATRDCWDWPCPSLQPHYQETALRLALRNSSPVYEDLLQKYQELVVCGRQTGYHKPSRKQCSALKG